In Blattabacterium cuenoti, a single window of DNA contains:
- the fabF gene encoding beta-ketoacyl-ACP synthase II: protein MIKYKKKRVVVTGMGCITPIGKNIKEYWNSLINGVNGCEPITYFNTKKYKTKFACELKNYDASIFFNSKDRIKLDPCIQYGLIAADEAIKDSTINWNNKKINKERIGVVWASGIGGLLNLENSISNYIKGDGYPRFSPYFIPKMLIDTTSGYISMRYGIHGPNYATVSACASSSNAIVDAYHLICLGKADIIISGGSEAAITPSGVGGFNALHALSTRNEDYKTASRPFDKDRDGFVLGEGAGCLVLEEYIHAKSRNANIYAEIGGIGMSGDAYHITTPHPEGKGIILAMKLALEDAGITYKEVNHINSHGTSTILGDLAEIKAIQKVFGSHIYKIYINATKSMTGHLLGAAGAIEAIATILPLTKNNIPPTINLFKLDKKIDSKINFIPNNKIKKHVNINICNTFGFGGHNVCILFNKIVKY, encoded by the coding sequence ATGATCAAGTATAAAAAAAAAAGAGTAGTAGTAACTGGAATGGGGTGTATAACTCCTATAGGCAAAAATATTAAAGAATATTGGAATTCACTTATAAATGGAGTAAATGGATGTGAACCCATTACTTATTTTAATACTAAAAAATATAAAACAAAATTTGCTTGTGAATTAAAGAATTATGATGCTAGTATTTTTTTTAATTCAAAGGATCGTATCAAATTAGATCCTTGTATTCAATATGGTCTTATTGCTGCGGATGAAGCAATAAAAGATAGTACCATTAATTGGAATAATAAAAAAATTAATAAGGAACGAATTGGTGTAGTTTGGGCATCTGGAATTGGAGGTTTACTTAATTTAGAAAATTCTATTTCTAATTATATTAAAGGGGATGGATATCCTAGATTTAGTCCATATTTTATTCCTAAAATGTTAATAGATACAACTTCTGGATATATCTCAATGAGATATGGCATTCATGGTCCAAATTATGCAACAGTTTCTGCTTGTGCGTCTTCATCAAATGCTATTGTTGATGCATATCATTTAATCTGTTTGGGAAAAGCGGACATTATAATCTCAGGTGGTTCAGAAGCAGCAATTACGCCAAGTGGAGTTGGTGGATTTAATGCTTTACACGCTTTATCTACTAGAAATGAAGATTATAAAACGGCTTCTCGTCCTTTTGATAAAGATAGAGATGGATTTGTTTTAGGAGAGGGGGCTGGATGTCTTGTCTTAGAAGAATATATACATGCAAAGAGTAGAAACGCTAATATTTATGCAGAAATAGGAGGTATTGGTATGTCAGGAGATGCATATCATATTACAACTCCACATCCAGAAGGAAAAGGTATAATTTTAGCTATGAAATTAGCTTTGGAAGATGCAGGAATTACATATAAAGAAGTAAATCATATTAATTCTCATGGAACATCTACTATTTTAGGAGATTTAGCAGAAATTAAAGCTATTCAAAAAGTGTTTGGATCACACATTTATAAAATATATATTAATGCTACTAAATCTATGACTGGACATTTATTAGGAGCAGCTGGTGCTATAGAAGCTATAGCTACTATTTTACCATTAACTAAAAATAACATTCCTCCAACTATTAATTTATTTAAACTTGATAAAAAAATAGATTCAAAAATAAATTTTATACCAAATAATAAAATAAAAAAACATGTAAATATAAATATATGCAATACTTTTGGTTTTGGTGGACATAATGTTTGTATTTTATTTAATAAAATAGTAAAATACTAA
- a CDS encoding acyl carrier protein, with translation MSDISSKISSIISEKLGIEEKDVIPSASFANDLGADSLDIVELIMEFEKEFNISISDQKAEKITTVKEAIESIKELIKDKQDKKI, from the coding sequence GTGTCTGATATTTCATCAAAAATTAGTTCTATTATTTCTGAAAAATTAGGAATAGAAGAAAAAGATGTAATTCCTTCTGCTAGTTTTGCTAATGATTTAGGAGCTGATTCTTTGGATATTGTTGAATTAATTATGGAATTTGAGAAAGAATTTAACATTAGTATTTCTGATCAAAAAGCCGAAAAAATTACTACTGTTAAAGAAGCTATAGAATCTATTAAGGAACTTATAAAAGATAAACAAGATAAAAAAATATGA
- a CDS encoding FoF1 ATP synthase subunit delta/epsilon: MKIKILNEEQLLYKNNVNSVIVPGLYGSFQLLNNHAPLIAILKKGLIKIMQLYDNKEIQFQIFGGVLQIYNKNIIILL; encoded by the coding sequence ATGAAAATTAAAATTCTTAATGAAGAACAATTATTATATAAAAATAATGTTAATTCAGTCATTGTACCTGGATTATATGGTAGTTTTCAATTATTAAATAATCATGCACCACTGATTGCCATATTAAAAAAAGGATTAATAAAAATAATGCAATTATATGATAATAAAGAAATACAATTTCAAATATTTGGTGGTGTATTACAAATTTATAATAAAAATATAATTATTTTATTATAA
- the atpD gene encoding F0F1 ATP synthase subunit beta, with protein sequence MEKKLESKGKITQILGPVIDVSFKTGSDLPKIYDALEIKLSNSSKHIVLEVQQHIGNNVVRCIAMSGVEGVQRGNNVINTGSPISIPIGELLNGRVLNVLGDPIDGLEELNRKIVRPIHVSAPKFQDLSTRSEILYTGIKVIDLIEPYPKGGKIGLFGGAGVGKTVLIQELINNIAKEYGGHSVFSGVGERTREGNDLLREMLESGIIQYGDEFMQKMKKGFWDITKVDKQSLKNSKATFIFGQMNESPGARARVALTGLTLAEYYRDYNINNDNDNDNDNDNQNIQSGNDVLFFIDNIFRFTQAGSEVSALLGRIPSSVGYQPTLSSEMGSMQERITSTKKGSITSVQAVYVPADDLTDPAPSTTFSHLDATTVLSRKISALGIYPSIDPLDSTSRILSPNIIDQEHYLCAQRVKEILQKYNSLQDIIAILGIEDLSEEDKKIVHRARRIQRFLSQPFHVAKQFTGIDGVFVKIEDIIGGFNMIMNGELDHLPENAFNFKGTIDEVIEVGNKMLS encoded by the coding sequence TCAAATTTTAGGTCCAGTAATAGATGTTTCTTTTAAAACAGGATCCGATCTTCCTAAAATTTATGATGCATTAGAAATAAAATTATCAAATTCAAGTAAACATATTGTATTAGAAGTTCAACAACATATTGGAAATAATGTAGTTCGTTGTATTGCAATGTCTGGAGTAGAAGGAGTACAAAGAGGAAATAATGTTATCAATACGGGGTCTCCAATTAGTATTCCTATAGGAGAATTATTGAATGGTCGTGTTCTTAATGTATTGGGGGATCCTATTGATGGATTAGAGGAATTAAATAGAAAAATAGTAAGACCTATTCATGTCTCTGCTCCAAAATTTCAAGATTTATCTACTAGATCAGAAATATTATATACAGGAATTAAAGTTATTGATTTAATAGAACCATATCCAAAAGGAGGAAAGATTGGATTATTTGGAGGAGCAGGAGTTGGAAAAACTGTTTTAATACAGGAATTAATTAATAATATTGCAAAAGAATATGGAGGACATTCAGTATTTTCTGGAGTAGGAGAAAGAACAAGAGAAGGAAATGATTTATTAAGAGAAATGTTAGAATCAGGAATTATACAATATGGAGATGAATTTATGCAAAAAATGAAAAAAGGATTTTGGGATATTACTAAAGTAGATAAACAAAGTTTGAAAAATTCTAAAGCAACTTTTATTTTTGGACAAATGAATGAATCTCCTGGTGCAAGAGCTAGAGTTGCTCTTACTGGTTTAACATTAGCAGAATATTATAGAGATTATAATATTAATAATGATAATGATAATGATAATGATAATGATAATCAAAATATCCAATCAGGTAATGATGTTCTATTCTTTATTGATAATATATTTAGATTTACTCAAGCTGGATCAGAAGTATCTGCTTTATTAGGTAGAATTCCATCATCTGTAGGTTATCAACCTACTTTATCTTCTGAAATGGGATCTATGCAAGAAAGAATTACATCTACAAAAAAAGGGTCTATAACCTCAGTACAAGCAGTATATGTTCCTGCAGATGATTTAACTGATCCTGCTCCTTCTACTACTTTTTCTCATCTAGATGCAACTACTGTATTATCTAGAAAAATATCTGCATTAGGAATATATCCATCAATTGATCCATTAGATTCTACTTCTAGAATTTTATCTCCAAATATTATTGATCAAGAACATTATTTATGTGCTCAACGTGTAAAAGAAATTTTGCAAAAATATAATTCTTTACAAGATATTATAGCTATTCTTGGAATAGAAGATTTAAGTGAAGAAGATAAAAAAATTGTTCATAGAGCAAGACGTATTCAACGTTTTTTATCTCAACCATTTCATGTCGCAAAACAGTTTACCGGAATTGATGGAGTATTTGTAAAAATTGAAGATATTATAGGAGGATTTAATATGATAATGAATGGAGAATTAGATCATTTACCAGAAAATGCGTTTAATTTCAAGGGAACTATTGATGAAGTAATAGAAGTAGGAAATAAAATGTTATCATAA